The Thermus brockianus genome window below encodes:
- the tkt gene encoding transketolase, which translates to MTKTQDLTALSVNAIRFLAMDAVEKAKSGHPGMPMAMAPLAYLLFREVMRHNPLDPTWPNRDRFVLSAGHGSMLLYAALHLTGYDLPLEEIQRFRQWGSKTPGHPERGHTPGVEVTTGPLGQGISTAVGLALAEKKLAAEFNRPGHTVVDHYTYVLASDGDLMEGVSGEASSLAGQWGLSKLIVFWDDNRISIDGPTDLAFKEDVLLRYRAYGWQTLRVEDANDLNALRHALRLAQLDERPSLIAVRSHIGYGSPKQDSPKAHGEPLGPEAVEATRKNLGWPYPPFVVPEEVYRHMDLRAQGRAWQEAWEGAMEAYAKAYPELYQELLRRLRGELPPLPEEPPAFDKPLATRAASGKVLDLLAPRMPELLGGSADLTPSNNTKAQGMEDFSPQNPTGRYLRFGVREHGMGAILNGLNLHGGYRAYGGTFLVFSDYMRPAIRLAALMGTPTVFVFTHDSIALGEDGPTHQPVEHLMGLRAMPGLWVIRPADAYETFYAWQVALRRKEGPTALVLTRQAVPLLSPEKAKGLLRGGYVLEDAEKPQGVILATGSEVHLALKAKELLGERGVGVRVVSLPCLELFEAQPEEYRKAVLPPGLPVVAVEAGASLGWERYAHRVVGLDRFGASAPYPEVYERLGFTPERVAEVLLELV; encoded by the coding sequence ATGACCAAGACCCAGGACCTCACCGCCCTATCCGTGAACGCCATCCGTTTCCTGGCGATGGATGCTGTGGAAAAGGCCAAAAGCGGCCACCCGGGGATGCCTATGGCCATGGCCCCCTTGGCCTACCTCCTCTTCCGGGAGGTGATGCGGCACAACCCCCTGGACCCCACCTGGCCCAACCGGGACCGGTTCGTCCTTTCCGCCGGCCACGGGTCCATGCTCCTTTACGCCGCCCTCCACCTCACGGGGTACGATCTCCCCCTAGAGGAAATCCAGCGCTTCCGCCAGTGGGGCTCCAAGACCCCAGGCCACCCCGAGCGGGGGCACACCCCAGGGGTGGAGGTGACCACGGGGCCCTTGGGCCAGGGGATTTCCACGGCGGTGGGCCTGGCCCTGGCGGAGAAGAAGCTCGCCGCCGAGTTCAACCGCCCTGGGCACACCGTGGTGGACCACTACACCTACGTGCTGGCCTCCGACGGGGACCTGATGGAAGGGGTTTCGGGGGAGGCGAGCTCCTTGGCGGGGCAGTGGGGGCTTTCCAAGCTCATCGTCTTTTGGGACGATAACCGCATCTCCATAGACGGCCCCACGGACCTGGCCTTTAAGGAGGACGTCCTCCTGCGCTACCGCGCCTACGGCTGGCAGACCCTAAGGGTGGAGGATGCCAACGACCTGAACGCTCTCCGCCACGCCCTCAGGCTTGCCCAACTGGACGAGCGCCCCAGCCTCATCGCCGTGCGGAGCCACATCGGCTACGGCTCTCCCAAGCAAGACTCCCCCAAGGCCCATGGGGAGCCCTTGGGCCCGGAGGCGGTGGAGGCCACCCGCAAGAACCTGGGCTGGCCCTACCCGCCCTTTGTGGTGCCCGAGGAGGTTTACCGGCACATGGACCTGCGCGCCCAGGGGCGGGCCTGGCAGGAGGCTTGGGAGGGGGCGATGGAGGCCTACGCCAAGGCGTACCCCGAGCTCTACCAAGAGCTTCTTCGGCGCCTCCGTGGGGAGCTTCCCCCCTTGCCGGAGGAGCCTCCCGCCTTTGACAAGCCCCTCGCCACCCGGGCGGCAAGCGGCAAGGTCCTGGACCTCCTCGCTCCCCGTATGCCCGAACTCTTGGGGGGTAGCGCCGACCTTACCCCTTCCAACAACACCAAGGCCCAGGGTATGGAGGACTTCTCCCCGCAAAACCCCACGGGCCGCTACCTGCGCTTTGGGGTGCGGGAGCACGGCATGGGGGCCATCCTCAATGGGCTTAACCTCCACGGGGGCTACCGGGCCTACGGGGGCACCTTCTTGGTCTTCTCCGACTATATGCGCCCTGCCATCCGCCTCGCCGCCCTTATGGGAACCCCCACGGTCTTCGTCTTCACCCACGACTCCATCGCCCTGGGGGAGGACGGGCCCACCCACCAGCCCGTGGAGCACCTAATGGGCCTGAGGGCCATGCCGGGGCTTTGGGTGATCCGCCCTGCCGACGCCTACGAGACCTTCTACGCCTGGCAGGTGGCCCTAAGGCGGAAGGAAGGCCCCACCGCCTTGGTCCTCACCCGGCAGGCGGTGCCCCTCCTTTCCCCCGAGAAGGCCAAGGGACTTTTGCGGGGCGGGTACGTTCTGGAAGACGCCGAGAAGCCCCAAGGGGTGATTTTGGCCACGGGGAGCGAGGTCCACCTGGCTTTGAAGGCTAAGGAACTCCTAGGGGAGCGGGGCGTTGGGGTGCGGGTGGTAAGCCTGCCTTGCCTGGAGCTCTTTGAGGCCCAGCCCGAGGAATACCGCAAAGCGGTCTTACCCCCAGGCCTTCCCGTGGTGGCGGTGGAGGCGGGGGCTTCCTTGGGATGGGAGCGGTACGCCCACAGGGTGGTGGGCCTGGACCGCTTTGGGGCGAGCGCCCCCTACCCTGAGGTCTACGAGCGCCTGGGCTTTACGCCGGAGCGGGTGGCGGAAGTCCTTCTAGAGCTGGTGTAA
- a CDS encoding phosphate-starvation-inducible PsiE family protein, protein MEGFYRFFPRAEAVIYLFAGILVVLGAAYLLAMAVVEGVALLLGGEGGKLAVFLLDRVLLALMMAEILYTLVRFAKEGQLQVEPFLIIGVIAGVRRILVVTAEGLQKFPFSLDHPGFQAVLAELLLLSLMILALALAYRWVRR, encoded by the coding sequence ATGGAGGGGTTTTACCGCTTTTTTCCCCGCGCGGAGGCGGTCATTTATCTCTTCGCGGGGATATTGGTTGTTTTGGGTGCAGCCTACCTTTTGGCCATGGCGGTGGTGGAGGGGGTTGCGCTTCTCCTGGGCGGTGAAGGGGGCAAGCTGGCCGTTTTTCTTTTGGATCGCGTTCTCCTTGCCTTGATGATGGCGGAAATCCTCTACACCTTGGTGCGTTTTGCCAAGGAGGGTCAGCTTCAGGTGGAACCCTTCCTTATCATCGGGGTGATTGCGGGGGTACGGCGCATCTTGGTGGTGACAGCCGAAGGGCTCCAGAAGTTTCCCTTTTCCCTGGACCATCCGGGTTTTCAGGCGGTTTTGGCTGAACTTCTCCTGCTTTCCCTGATGATTTTGGCTTTGGCCTTGGCGTACCGGTGGGTGCGCCGCTAA
- the rpe gene encoding ribulose-phosphate 3-epimerase — protein sequence MHFAASILTADFGRLREEIQEAERAGVDWIHLDVMDGVFVPNLTFGPILVEAVRRVTALPLDVHLMIVHPERYLEDFAHAGADHITVHVEATYHPHRAVERIKDLGKKAGLAINPGTPLQAFEPLLPYLDLALLMTVNPGFGGQRYIPTSTERIRGLKALRDRLNPGCLIEVDGGVNARTVGEVYQAGADVAVVGSALFNGRPVADNLRALREVLE from the coding sequence GTGCATTTCGCCGCTTCTATTCTCACGGCTGATTTCGGTAGGTTGAGGGAGGAGATCCAGGAGGCGGAAAGGGCGGGGGTGGACTGGATCCACCTGGACGTGATGGACGGGGTGTTCGTGCCCAACCTGACCTTTGGCCCCATCCTGGTGGAGGCGGTGCGCCGGGTCACGGCTTTACCTCTGGACGTGCACCTCATGATCGTGCACCCCGAGCGCTACCTGGAGGACTTCGCCCACGCAGGGGCGGACCACATCACCGTGCACGTGGAGGCCACCTACCACCCCCATCGGGCGGTGGAGCGCATCAAGGATTTGGGCAAAAAGGCCGGCCTCGCCATCAACCCCGGAACCCCCCTCCAGGCCTTTGAGCCCCTTTTGCCCTACCTGGACCTGGCCCTCCTCATGACCGTGAACCCGGGGTTTGGCGGGCAACGGTACATCCCCACTTCCACCGAGCGGATCCGGGGGTTGAAAGCCCTTAGGGACCGCCTAAACCCCGGCTGCCTCATTGAGGTGGATGGGGGGGTGAATGCGAGGACCGTGGGAGAGGTATACCAAGCGGGTGCCGATGTGGCGGTGGTGGGTAGCGCCCTTTTCAACGGGAGGCCCGTGGCGGATAACCTTCGGGCTTTGCGCGAGGTCTTGGAATAA
- a CDS encoding cupin domain-containing protein: MEIRDLKRLARYSQEKMVKIPVFDSPYLLYDLYALLPGQAQKVHAHAGADKVYLVLEGEVVVQVGEEEALLAPGMAVRAREGEPHGVRNQSASPALLLVVMAPKP, translated from the coding sequence ATGGAAATCCGGGACCTCAAGCGGCTGGCCCGCTACAGCCAGGAGAAGATGGTGAAGATCCCCGTATTTGACTCGCCATACCTGCTCTACGACCTCTACGCCCTCCTCCCTGGCCAGGCCCAGAAGGTGCACGCCCATGCGGGGGCGGACAAGGTCTACTTGGTGCTGGAGGGGGAGGTGGTGGTGCAGGTGGGGGAGGAGGAGGCCCTTTTGGCCCCGGGGATGGCTGTGCGGGCCAGGGAAGGCGAGCCCCACGGGGTGCGGAACCAGTCGGCAAGCCCCGCCCTCCTCCTGGTGGTCATGGCCCCAAAGCCCTAG
- a CDS encoding ATP-binding protein, whose amino-acid sequence MLQEHPPTDLAFLAELLRRYPVRVAFRGEVLPEPPLRGEKLWEEGDLALYWEGRPPSPQVQEALRLLLRAFRELWELRERELALLKAQGETARLLGLLLHEIKNPLMSVLGALELLRETEGLPEEALELLEIAERSARRIRELLQRAQEYLSLGQGVRLKSERVDLKALLLQAVEEVRPLARRKGLAIRLSLPRREAWVYGDRDWLYQAILNVLSNAVKYTPEGGRVSVRLLAGADRYGIAISDTGPGIPEEEAEKVFEPFFRASTRGEAEGTGLGLALVKRVLEAHGGEVRLKSRLGRGSTFLLLLPRPRPGQRAPVGRLLLLMLALIALARLPVYPAPLGSRAFGEVPAGEVVRLKGLELAFSPDAQGEARRWRSLWGGGERVRVALERGGVEAVREGNASLAFATPEGELRPTGTHLRLSREERSRVSLYQGRLSLGREALPAGEGAVLGTGVRRKLLPAPLVRPAPGEGGEVVFRLLGPEGARGFFVEVRSGEKVLLSARTEEGFFRYLPEADRLSQVRAFALDEAGLLGYPSDPVPFRERYSLYQGKRRLPKDPAGAEAFLRRAVAVFPDDAEALGELAFALYLQGRHAEAKPLYERALALLDSPDIRVRYGRLLYHMGRYAEAEESYRQVLAEDPGNLDARWGLAEVVLALGRAREAELLARQVLSLKPDYPLARFTLAKALLEVGKKEEARRLLAEELRRNPDPEVRALLERLSGE is encoded by the coding sequence ATGCTCCAAGAGCACCCCCCCACGGACCTAGCCTTTTTGGCCGAGCTTTTGCGCCGGTACCCGGTGCGGGTGGCCTTCCGGGGGGAGGTGTTGCCCGAGCCCCCCCTGCGGGGGGAGAAGCTTTGGGAGGAGGGGGACCTGGCCCTTTACTGGGAGGGTAGGCCTCCCTCGCCCCAGGTCCAGGAGGCCCTGCGCCTCCTCCTTCGGGCGTTTCGGGAGCTTTGGGAGCTTCGGGAAAGGGAGCTGGCCCTGCTTAAGGCACAGGGGGAGACGGCGAGGCTCCTTGGCCTACTCCTCCACGAGATAAAAAACCCCCTCATGAGCGTCTTGGGGGCTTTGGAGCTTCTCCGGGAGACCGAGGGCCTGCCGGAAGAGGCTTTGGAGCTTCTGGAGATCGCCGAGCGCTCCGCCCGGCGTATCCGGGAGCTTTTGCAACGGGCCCAGGAGTACCTGAGCCTGGGCCAGGGGGTGCGGCTTAAGTCCGAGCGGGTGGACCTGAAGGCCCTCCTCTTGCAGGCGGTGGAGGAGGTGCGCCCCCTGGCCCGCAGAAAGGGCCTGGCCATCCGCCTTTCCCTGCCCCGGCGGGAGGCTTGGGTCTACGGGGACCGGGACTGGCTCTACCAGGCGATCCTCAACGTCCTGAGCAACGCCGTCAAGTACACCCCAGAAGGGGGAAGGGTTTCCGTGCGGCTTCTTGCGGGCGCGGACCGCTACGGCATAGCCATAAGCGATACCGGGCCTGGCATACCCGAGGAGGAGGCGGAGAAGGTCTTTGAACCCTTTTTCCGGGCCTCCACCCGGGGGGAGGCGGAGGGGACGGGGCTGGGCCTCGCCTTGGTGAAGCGGGTCCTCGAGGCCCATGGGGGAGAGGTGCGCCTGAAAAGCCGCCTGGGCCGGGGGAGCACCTTCCTGCTCCTCCTCCCCCGGCCCCGGCCTGGGCAGCGGGCTCCCGTGGGGAGGCTTCTTCTCCTCATGCTGGCCCTCATCGCCCTGGCCCGGCTTCCCGTTTACCCCGCTCCCTTGGGCTCCCGGGCCTTTGGGGAGGTGCCGGCGGGGGAGGTGGTGCGGCTTAAGGGGCTGGAGCTCGCCTTTAGCCCCGATGCGCAAGGGGAGGCCCGGCGTTGGCGGAGCCTCTGGGGTGGGGGGGAGCGGGTAAGGGTGGCCTTGGAAAGGGGCGGGGTGGAGGCGGTGCGGGAGGGGAACGCAAGCCTCGCCTTCGCCACCCCCGAGGGGGAGCTAAGGCCCACGGGCACCCACCTGCGCCTTTCCCGGGAGGAGCGGAGTAGGGTTTCCCTCTACCAGGGGCGGCTTTCCCTGGGCCGGGAGGCCCTGCCCGCCGGGGAGGGGGCGGTTTTGGGCACGGGGGTGCGGCGGAAACTCCTCCCCGCTCCCCTGGTGCGGCCGGCGCCGGGGGAGGGGGGAGAGGTGGTCTTCCGCCTCTTGGGCCCGGAAGGGGCGAGGGGCTTTTTCGTGGAGGTGCGGAGCGGGGAAAAGGTGCTCCTTTCCGCCCGGACAGAGGAAGGGTTTTTCCGCTACCTGCCCGAGGCGGACCGCTTAAGCCAGGTGCGGGCTTTCGCCCTGGACGAGGCGGGGCTTTTGGGCTACCCTTCGGACCCCGTACCCTTTCGGGAGCGGTATAGCTTGTACCAGGGTAAAAGGCGCTTGCCCAAGGACCCCGCTGGGGCGGAAGCCTTCTTGCGCAGGGCGGTGGCCGTCTTTCCCGACGACGCCGAGGCCCTTGGGGAATTGGCCTTCGCCCTCTACCTCCAAGGCCGCCACGCCGAGGCCAAGCCCCTATACGAGCGGGCCTTGGCCCTCTTGGATAGCCCCGATATCCGCGTGCGCTACGGGCGGCTCCTTTACCATATGGGCCGCTATGCCGAGGCGGAGGAGAGCTACCGCCAGGTGTTGGCCGAGGATCCGGGCAACCTGGATGCCCGCTGGGGCCTCGCTGAGGTGGTCTTGGCCCTAGGGCGGGCCAGGGAGGCGGAGCTTTTGGCCCGGCAGGTGCTTTCCCTAAAGCCCGACTACCCCTTGGCCCGCTTCACCCTGGCCAAGGCCCTGCTGGAGGTGGGCAAGAAGGAGGAGGCCCGGCGCCTCCTTGCGGAGGAGCTTCGCCGCAACCCCGACCCCGAGGTGCGGGCCCTTCTGGAGCGCCTATCCGGGGAATAA
- a CDS encoding response regulator transcription factor, translating to MARVLVVEDDPAVAKVLELALKREGFQPHLVRDYPSALAVLGEDWDAILLDLNLPGGFGLNLLRHLRGTLGKRTPVLVLSGLRQEHHVLEALRAGAQDYLTKPFSPKELVLRLERYVASR from the coding sequence GTGGCCCGGGTTTTGGTGGTGGAGGATGACCCCGCCGTGGCCAAGGTCCTGGAGCTTGCCCTTAAGCGGGAGGGCTTCCAGCCCCACCTGGTCCGGGACTACCCCTCAGCCCTGGCGGTTTTGGGGGAAGACTGGGACGCCATCCTTTTGGACCTGAACCTCCCCGGGGGGTTCGGTCTGAACCTCCTGCGCCACCTGCGCGGGACCCTGGGGAAGCGGACCCCGGTGCTGGTCCTTTCGGGCCTAAGGCAGGAGCACCACGTGTTGGAGGCCCTGCGGGCGGGGGCGCAGGACTACCTGACCAAGCCCTTTAGCCCAAAAGAGCTGGTCCTTCGCTTGGAGCGGTATGTGGCGTCCCGGTGA
- a CDS encoding HEAT repeat domain-containing protein encodes MWRPGEGLYALVVFLVVLLEALALGYLVLTLTARLFGLLGYGETLGALLLGLALTGLALVLLGAYALLYHAYTAWREGQEERLRERYLERFAQALLEGGSPPPFPWPKEAFAALLALRESLKGDLGQALLPWLRLGLPRWERALKGPLASRARRLEALDALAQARLPEAFPLVLPYLAHPDPVLRLAAARSGARLVGEQDLEAFAEALLRAALPRGALLEVLLLLEGRAEPVVRRLLKAGGREEVGAALEALGRLKLHSLAEEALAFLHHPDPEVRAAAMRALWRLEYPPLGHEEAVLAALEAEEEFVRLQAVRLLPLLGEPLARRALWRALSDPSFYVRRAAAEALKALNPALLERAAEAHPDPYGRAMAKQVLGA; translated from the coding sequence ATGTGGCGTCCCGGTGAGGGGCTTTACGCCCTGGTGGTCTTCCTGGTGGTCCTCCTCGAGGCCCTGGCCTTGGGGTATCTGGTCCTCACCCTTACGGCGCGCCTCTTTGGCCTTCTTGGGTATGGGGAAACGCTGGGCGCCCTTCTCCTTGGCCTCGCCCTCACCGGGCTCGCCCTTGTCCTCCTGGGGGCCTATGCCCTCCTCTACCACGCCTACACCGCTTGGCGGGAAGGCCAGGAGGAAAGACTCCGGGAAAGATACCTGGAGCGCTTCGCCCAGGCCCTCCTGGAGGGGGGAAGTCCGCCTCCTTTTCCTTGGCCCAAGGAGGCCTTCGCCGCCCTTTTGGCCTTAAGGGAGAGCCTGAAAGGGGATTTGGGCCAAGCCCTCCTTCCCTGGCTCCGCCTGGGCTTACCCCGTTGGGAAAGGGCCTTGAAGGGCCCCCTCGCTTCCCGGGCCCGCCGCCTCGAGGCCCTGGACGCCCTGGCCCAGGCCCGCCTACCCGAGGCCTTTCCCCTCGTCCTCCCCTACCTGGCCCACCCGGACCCCGTGCTGCGCCTGGCGGCCGCCCGGTCGGGGGCCCGCCTCGTGGGGGAGCAGGACCTGGAGGCCTTCGCCGAGGCCTTGTTGCGGGCGGCGCTCCCTCGGGGGGCGCTCTTGGAGGTCCTCCTCCTCTTGGAGGGCCGGGCGGAGCCGGTGGTGCGGCGCCTTCTGAAAGCGGGGGGAAGGGAGGAGGTGGGGGCGGCCTTGGAGGCCCTGGGCCGGCTCAAGCTCCACAGCCTGGCGGAGGAGGCCCTAGCGTTTCTCCACCACCCGGACCCCGAGGTGCGGGCGGCGGCCATGCGGGCCCTTTGGCGCCTGGAATACCCTCCTTTGGGGCACGAGGAGGCGGTGCTCGCCGCCTTGGAGGCGGAGGAGGAGTTCGTGCGGCTTCAGGCGGTGCGCCTTCTTCCCCTCCTGGGGGAACCCTTGGCCCGGAGGGCCTTGTGGAGGGCCCTCTCCGACCCCTCCTTCTACGTGCGCCGGGCGGCGGCGGAGGCCCTTAAGGCCTTGAACCCGGCCCTCCTGGAACGGGCGGCCGAGGCCCACCCCGACCCTTACGGCCGGGCCATGGCCAAGCAGGTTTTGGGGGCGTGA
- a CDS encoding glycosyltransferase family 2 protein yields METLLGLLFAYQVFILYYFALLNLLYAYFALSGLAMVARYARELSEVALKDLLEREAYLPVSILVPTYNEEKTIAAAVGSFLALHYPEFEVVVVADGPKDRTLEVLKEAFRLVAVDWVYRRVLPSKPVRGVYRSLLYPNLLVVDKENGGKADALNAGLNFARYPLFCAVDADSLLDAQALLRASRLFLEDDRVLAVGGTIRPLNGAVVRGGVVREMRLPRGFLEKMQVIEYARAFFMGRAGWSAMNALLIISGAFGVFRREEALRVGGYRTDTVGEDMELVVRLHRRAREEGRAYRILYTPDPICYTEVPADWATLRKQRNRWHRGLWEVLGHHRAMLFNPRYGRLGLVAMPYFFLFEALGPVVEVLGYALLPVFWLLGLLNAQVAGLFLALAVGYGVLLSHLAVGMETLLLKRYPRLRDRLWLLFLGFLEALGYRQLLAWERFLATFQVWRKRGVWGEMQRKGLEAPEGQSHQEPKA; encoded by the coding sequence ATGGAGACGCTTCTTGGGCTTCTTTTCGCCTATCAAGTCTTTATCCTCTACTACTTTGCCCTTTTGAACTTACTTTACGCTTACTTCGCCCTAAGCGGCCTCGCCATGGTGGCCCGTTACGCCCGGGAGCTTTCCGAGGTGGCCCTGAAGGACCTCTTGGAGCGGGAGGCTTACCTGCCCGTTTCCATCCTGGTGCCCACCTACAACGAGGAAAAGACCATCGCCGCCGCGGTGGGTTCCTTCCTCGCCCTGCACTACCCGGAGTTTGAGGTGGTCGTGGTGGCGGACGGGCCCAAGGACCGGACCCTCGAGGTCCTAAAGGAAGCCTTCCGGCTGGTGGCGGTGGACTGGGTCTACCGCCGGGTGCTCCCGAGCAAACCGGTGCGGGGGGTGTACCGCTCCCTCCTCTACCCCAACCTCCTGGTGGTGGACAAGGAAAACGGAGGCAAGGCGGACGCCCTGAACGCCGGGCTCAACTTCGCCCGCTACCCCCTCTTCTGCGCCGTGGACGCCGATAGCCTCCTGGACGCCCAGGCCCTCCTCAGGGCGAGCCGGCTTTTCCTGGAGGACGACCGGGTCTTGGCCGTGGGGGGCACCATAAGGCCCCTGAACGGGGCCGTGGTGCGGGGCGGGGTGGTTAGGGAGATGCGGCTACCCCGGGGCTTCCTGGAGAAGATGCAGGTGATTGAGTACGCCCGGGCCTTCTTTATGGGGCGCGCCGGCTGGAGCGCCATGAATGCTCTCCTCATCATCTCCGGGGCCTTTGGGGTGTTCCGCCGGGAGGAGGCCCTCCGCGTGGGGGGCTACCGCACGGACACCGTGGGGGAGGACATGGAGCTCGTGGTGCGCCTGCACCGCCGCGCCCGGGAGGAGGGGCGGGCGTACCGCATCCTCTACACCCCGGACCCCATCTGCTACACGGAGGTGCCCGCCGACTGGGCCACCTTGCGTAAGCAGCGCAACCGCTGGCACAGGGGGCTTTGGGAGGTGCTTGGGCACCACCGGGCCATGCTCTTCAACCCCCGGTACGGGCGGCTTGGCCTCGTGGCCATGCCCTACTTTTTCCTCTTTGAGGCCTTGGGCCCGGTGGTGGAGGTGCTGGGCTACGCCCTTCTTCCCGTCTTCTGGCTTCTGGGCCTCCTGAACGCCCAGGTGGCGGGGCTCTTCCTGGCCCTGGCGGTGGGGTATGGGGTGCTCCTTTCCCATCTCGCCGTGGGTATGGAAACCCTGCTCCTCAAGCGGTACCCCCGGCTAAGGGACAGGCTTTGGCTCCTCTTCCTGGGGTTCCTGGAGGCCTTGGGCTACCGCCAGCTCCTCGCCTGGGAGCGCTTTCTCGCCACCTTCCAGGTGTGGCGTAAACGGGGGGTCTGGGGGGAGATGCAGCGGAAAGGCCTAGAGGCGCCGGAAGGCCAAAGCCACCAGGAGCCGAAGGCCTAA
- a CDS encoding MFS transporter, which produces MEPDRSLRLSIWEGTLAVLFLNWSTDVLVIGYALALGAPPLALALLEALPFLAQLTAPLAPFLRGSQKAWAVRLNLASRLLFLPTLLAPFLPEGLRMPCLLLFAAISQLLAAPVGVLWLSWMADLVPQERRGRYFGFRNALLGLVGTLGNALGGLVADTLPSPTGYQAVLLLGVGAGLLSVWVLRLQTEPRAPSPPPPRTALRAAFHDQAYRLYLTCVLLWYGAVMVGGPFVVPYFVQVGGLSMAEVGLWTLLSATSGLLFGPLWGRLADREGHGVVLFRAGLVGALMPALWLLGSPTFPWPIWLSAVADALAWSGLSTAMANAALARAPEEVRGGYLALFWLALGLGGLAGSLLAGSIAHLGVGPSPYHLPILVSLGLRLLVALAFRRL; this is translated from the coding sequence GTGGAACCGGACCGCTCCCTGCGCCTCTCCATCTGGGAAGGAACCCTGGCCGTCCTTTTCCTCAACTGGAGCACCGACGTCCTCGTCATCGGGTACGCCCTGGCCCTAGGGGCCCCGCCCCTGGCCCTGGCCCTCCTGGAGGCCCTGCCCTTTCTCGCCCAACTCACAGCCCCCCTAGCTCCCTTCCTCCGGGGAAGCCAGAAGGCTTGGGCGGTGCGGCTCAACCTGGCCTCCCGCCTCCTCTTCCTGCCCACCCTCCTGGCCCCCTTCTTGCCCGAAGGGCTAAGGATGCCTTGCCTTCTCCTCTTCGCCGCCATCTCCCAGCTCCTCGCCGCCCCGGTGGGGGTGCTCTGGCTTTCCTGGATGGCGGACCTGGTGCCGCAAGAAAGGCGGGGCCGCTACTTCGGCTTCCGAAACGCCCTTCTGGGCCTGGTGGGTACCTTAGGCAACGCCCTGGGCGGCCTGGTGGCGGACACCCTCCCCTCGCCCACGGGGTACCAAGCGGTGCTCCTTTTGGGGGTAGGCGCAGGCCTCCTCTCCGTTTGGGTTTTGCGGTTGCAGACCGAACCCCGAGCGCCTTCCCCCCCTCCGCCCCGCACCGCCTTGCGGGCCGCCTTCCACGACCAGGCCTACCGCCTTTACCTGACCTGCGTCCTCCTCTGGTACGGGGCGGTGATGGTGGGGGGACCCTTCGTGGTCCCTTACTTCGTGCAGGTGGGCGGGCTTTCCATGGCCGAGGTGGGGCTTTGGACCCTCCTCTCCGCCACCTCTGGGCTCCTCTTTGGCCCCCTTTGGGGCCGGCTCGCCGACCGGGAAGGGCACGGCGTGGTCCTCTTCCGGGCGGGCCTAGTGGGGGCCCTGATGCCCGCTTTGTGGCTCCTAGGCTCCCCCACCTTCCCCTGGCCCATCTGGCTTTCCGCTGTGGCCGACGCCCTGGCCTGGAGCGGTCTAAGCACCGCCATGGCCAACGCCGCCCTCGCCCGGGCCCCCGAGGAGGTGCGGGGCGGCTACCTGGCCCTCTTTTGGCTCGCCCTAGGGCTCGGGGGGCTTGCGGGAAGCCTCCTTGCCGGAAGCATCGCCCACTTAGGCGTGGGGCCTAGCCCTTACCACCTGCCCATCCTGGTTTCGTTAGGCCTTCGGCTCCTGGTGGCTTTGGCCTTCCGGCGCCTCTAG
- a CDS encoding NAD(P)H-dependent flavin oxidoreductase, with translation METAITRMLGIRYPIVAAPMFLVSGARLLLAVAEAGAIGVIPSLNFRTHAAFREFLETFPEGVPFGVNLILKANPRLEEDLQAVAERQVPLVVTSLGDPTRVVEKVKAYGGVVWCDVVGLRHGRKAVEAGADALVAVAAGAGGHAGVVSPFVLGPWLREELGVPVLIAGGIATGRQLLAALALGDGAYIGTRFIATLESEAPLEYKEALLRATPEEIQYTPEVTGVPANFLQESLERFRQGGGKAWKEVYSAGHGVAFIRDIPSAKEVVARLVAEYEEAKRSLP, from the coding sequence ATGGAGACTGCCATCACGAGGATGCTGGGCATCCGCTACCCCATCGTGGCCGCCCCCATGTTCTTGGTTTCCGGGGCCAGGCTCCTTTTGGCCGTGGCCGAGGCGGGGGCCATCGGGGTCATCCCTAGCCTCAACTTCCGCACCCACGCCGCCTTTCGGGAGTTCTTGGAAACCTTCCCCGAGGGGGTTCCCTTCGGCGTGAACCTGATCCTGAAGGCTAACCCCCGCCTCGAGGAGGACCTCCAGGCGGTGGCCGAGCGCCAGGTCCCCCTGGTGGTCACCTCCTTGGGGGACCCAACGCGGGTGGTGGAGAAGGTCAAGGCCTACGGGGGCGTGGTCTGGTGCGACGTGGTGGGGTTAAGGCACGGCAGGAAGGCGGTGGAGGCGGGGGCCGATGCCCTGGTGGCTGTGGCGGCGGGAGCCGGGGGGCATGCGGGGGTGGTGAGCCCCTTCGTCCTGGGCCCCTGGCTCAGGGAGGAGCTTGGGGTGCCCGTCCTGATCGCTGGGGGGATCGCCACGGGAAGGCAGCTCCTTGCCGCCTTGGCCCTGGGGGACGGGGCCTACATCGGCACCCGGTTCATCGCCACCTTGGAGTCCGAGGCGCCTTTGGAGTACAAGGAGGCCCTTCTCCGGGCTACCCCTGAGGAGATCCAGTACACCCCCGAGGTCACCGGGGTGCCCGCCAACTTCCTCCAGGAGTCCCTGGAGCGCTTCCGCCAAGGCGGGGGGAAGGCCTGGAAGGAGGTCTACTCTGCAGGGCACGGGGTGGCCTTCATTCGGGACATCCCCTCGGCCAAGGAGGTGGTGGCCCGCCTGGTGGCGGAGTACGAGGAGGCCAAACGTAGCCTTCCCTAG